The Salegentibacter sp. Hel_I_6 region CTTTTTAGTACTGGTAGAATCAGCATCAATTTTCTTTTTCAAATCCATAGAAAGGGCATTCAGTTCGCCCATTTTTGGCATCACCTCATCGTGAACTCGAAGTACCTCGTTAAAGTTTTGTTCATACGCTTTCTGGGCATCAGAAGTATTGTCACACGACCATAAAACTGCACCAAAAAATAGCAGTATGAACCAGTGTTTTTTCACCAGTTTCATAATTATCCTTTAATGTTTATAATAAAATAGGTAATCCGCCATTACCCAAGCGGATTAAAGTAAAATGTAAGATGCACTAGCTAATGGGTGGACGGAAGACTTGTCCTGCAATCAGGAATTTGTAGGATTCAATAGAATTAGTATTGATATGAAGTCGACTTTTGAACTCAAAGTCGAGTACCTTTGATGAAGCACGATTTTCAGTAAAATATAATAGTTGAAAATCTAATTTTTTAGAAGGGATTTCGGTAGGATCACCGGTTTCATCGGAAGCTTCTGCCAGAGATTGCATCAAGTAGCATTTACCGTTACACTCCAACTTTGGCTTATCTTTATTGATACACAACACTTCTGAAATATACTCATAGTTTAAAACATACTCCGCATAAGGCGAAAAAGGCCGAAGCACTATAAAAAGGGCGAGTATGGGAAACAGGTATTTCACTTTGCAAAGGTAATTTATAAATAATTTATGGTGAAATTTTATTTTTTTATTATAAAAAAATTTAAATAGGATGCTAGGATTTATTTGAGCATTTCAATTCCAGAAACGAATTATGGTTATATCAGAACCTTGTGCCATTCGTTGAAAATTACCTGAAAGCTTCTCAAGAATTTCCAAACGCTGATATTTATGTTTGTAGGTAATCTTGCTTCAATTAGAAGGTAAAAAACAACAAGTTTCTTTCTTAAAAACTTCAATTTCATATCTTAAATGTTATAGTACTATATTAATCAATAATGCAATAGGGCTTCATTAATTGAACCCCCATCTAGCTTATAGTAATACCAGAAATTATTTTGGTTCCAATACTTTAGTAATTCCATAGCATTATTGCAAACCACCCTTGAAAAGTACAATAAGCAATAATTATGGCAGATCCCATTATATACCATCCATTTAAAAATTTTCCTGTCGTGCTAAAGCTATTCCATTGCTTTTGTACAAAATATACTGCTGCAAAAAACAAAAAGGGCGCCAGTAAGGAAGTGATAAAAATAAATATTGAAAGGAAGCTTATACTGCCCAGCTTCTTCAGGCTGTCGAGCGAAGAATTCAGTAGGAAAATAATCAAAGAAGAAAAGATCAACCAATATGGCAATGCCAGGATAATTGATCTGTAAAGCCTGTCCTTCCGATTTCTCGTAAATGCAAAGCTAATCAGTCGAATTAGAAATAATATAGTTATCGTTAAACCTGCAAGTAAACCTAAAATCAATAAAGTCCTCAAAGTTAAAATCCATGTACTACTGACTGGAACCAGCACATCCTCATAGTAATAAAGAGACTTTTCGCCATCATTATCAGTAAGAAAAAGGGACGGCACAACTTCTCCATTCTCAATAAAAGCATTTCCGGAACACCAGGAATAACTTTCTTCACTTCCCAATCTTTCAATAGCAATTGAATCTCCTTCTTTTTTTAGTTTTAAAATATGAAAAGGATAATTGAACAAGCTAAAAATTTCATTCCGGGAATTTAAGATGCGGTACTCCCCTTCCCAAGCTTCAAATTTACTAGGAATCTCCTGTGCATTAGAGGTGCACACATTTCCAAGGGAATCTTTCCCGGCGAAATGATCCACTAAAATATCCAAAAGTGGACCGTTTCCAGCACCCCTGTTATTACTAATTGCTATCCCCAGGTTCAAATCCCTGCTATAGATAAAATCGGTTGCAAAACCATTTATGAAGCCATTATGTCCCAGGAATTTAAGTTCGTTTTCCCCAAAATTTCGTGTATACAGCCCCAAGCTATACCCTTTTTCAATATTATTGGCGTTTTCAAACCAGCCGTGGAGTTCTTCCATTTCTTCCACTCCCCTTTTTCCAATCAGCGGAATACTATTTTGCAATTCTTCGTTCAACAGGTACTGTAAAAACCGGGACATATCTTCTGCATTACTCAACAATCCTCCAACAGCTTCGCCGGTTAAATTATTACTTTTTGCTAATTTTTGCTTCCCTTCGTATCCCTTTGAAAATTGTGAGGATGGAAGATTCCTCATATTTTCACTAATAAATTGAGTCCAGGTCATATTCAAAGGAAACAGCACATGATTCCGAATATATTTTTGATACGGCTGACCTGTGATTTTTTCAATAAGATACCCCAGAATAATATATCCCGGGTTAGAATAGGAATGGACAAGGCCCGGCTTCCACCTACTTTTTAATGATTTTTCGTAAACACTTACTTCCTCTCTTGCGGTCATTCCGGGTGTAAGTCCTGTTGCAAAAGTAGAAAAATGCATATCGTCAAATCCTGCTTTGTGCTCCAGCAGATGTTTTACTTTAACGGGGTAATCTTCCTCCCATTTATTCTCAAAAGGAATTTCAGGCGCAATTTCTTTTAGTTCGCTATCTAAGTGTAATTTCCCCTCCCTTACTAATTTCATGATGGCAATTGCAGTAAAGGTTTTTGAAACCGAACCAATCCTGAACAAGGTTTCAGGATCGACAGGAACTTCGTGCAAAAGGTCTGAATGCCCCATTCCTTTTTGCCAAAGAATAGAATCTGCAGAAACCACAGTTATAAACAAACCAGGAATATTTTTCTTCTCCATAAATTCCTGAATGAAATCTTGAAAGGCTTCAGGAGGAACTGATTGTGCGTTTAGAGGTTTGGATAAAGCAAGTAGACATGCAAGGGTAAAAAATAGTACTCTTTTCATCGTATTGATCTAATTGATTTTTGTTGCTACAAGTTCCTGACCGGCTTGTTTGAAAATTAATTGGCCCTCATTAGCAGCATCTTTAGTGAATTCTATGCCTGAAGTACCATCAAAAAGGATCCCGGTGGTATAACTCACCAGGGGAGCTTTAAAACCTTCGGCAGTTAGGTAAAGAATATCATTCTCTCGCTTAATCGAAAATTTCAGGTTTGGACCTTCTAAATTATATTCCCCTACAAAACCAGAAAACTCTTTTGCTATATCCTTTCTGAAATCTGTAATTGCCCTGCCATTTAGCAAGTCCATTAAATCTGCCAACAATACATTTTTTAGTATCGTCCTGAACCTATTGTTATAGTAAAGCACCATATCGCCATTTTCAGGATTGTAATAGTTCCTATAGGCATACCCCTGATTGTTGCCCCCGTGACCTATAAATGTTTTTCCATTCACTACCAATTTCTCTATTCCAAGACCGTAACTACCATTTTTGAAATCGATCATCAAAGCAAAGTTCTCCTTTGAGAGAAGCGTTTCTTTCTCATACAGATGCTCATAAAACCTGACCATATCTTCTAAACTGGAAGCAATTGAACCTGCAGCGA contains the following coding sequences:
- a CDS encoding serine hydrolase codes for the protein MKRVLFFTLACLLALSKPLNAQSVPPEAFQDFIQEFMEKKNIPGLFITVVSADSILWQKGMGHSDLLHEVPVDPETLFRIGSVSKTFTAIAIMKLVREGKLHLDSELKEIAPEIPFENKWEEDYPVKVKHLLEHKAGFDDMHFSTFATGLTPGMTAREEVSVYEKSLKSRWKPGLVHSYSNPGYIILGYLIEKITGQPYQKYIRNHVLFPLNMTWTQFISENMRNLPSSQFSKGYEGKQKLAKSNNLTGEAVGGLLSNAEDMSRFLQYLLNEELQNSIPLIGKRGVEEMEELHGWFENANNIEKGYSLGLYTRNFGENELKFLGHNGFINGFATDFIYSRDLNLGIAISNNRGAGNGPLLDILVDHFAGKDSLGNVCTSNAQEIPSKFEAWEGEYRILNSRNEIFSLFNYPFHILKLKKEGDSIAIERLGSEESYSWCSGNAFIENGEVVPSLFLTDNDGEKSLYYYEDVLVPVSSTWILTLRTLLILGLLAGLTITILFLIRLISFAFTRNRKDRLYRSIILALPYWLIFSSLIIFLLNSSLDSLKKLGSISFLSIFIFITSLLAPFLFFAAVYFVQKQWNSFSTTGKFLNGWYIMGSAIIIAYCTFQGWFAIMLWNY
- a CDS encoding serine hydrolase, whose product is MEKGNLKLSDSIGSFLSSIPNIDGTVTIKQLLRHQTGFGEIVGDQEWDAYDDPDDQLFRQDLFRNVPERDTSKIDKFQYTNTNFILLGEILEKVNDESYFEFLKKRIFEPCSMYNSYPYVSRTIPNLVHPTNEKEYKDVYSGINYKFFANYAFAAGSIASSLEDMVRFYEHLYEKETLLSKENFALMIDFKNGSYGLGIEKLVVNGKTFIGHGGNNQGYAYRNYYNPENGDMVLYYNNRFRTILKNVLLADLMDLLNGRAITDFRKDIAKEFSGFVGEYNLEGPNLKFSIKRENDILYLTAEGFKAPLVSYTTGILFDGTSGIEFTKDAANEGQLIFKQAGQELVATKIN